Proteins from one Larimichthys crocea isolate SSNF chromosome XX, L_crocea_2.0, whole genome shotgun sequence genomic window:
- the trim35-14 gene encoding tripartite motif-containing protein 35 gives MAGRLSLQEVDLSCPICCEIFKDPVVLKCSHSFCSQCLQEYWRQGRSRDCPLCRTQSLDDPVPSLTLKNLCESYIEESEGLGETGGELYCDPGEMCPLHGERLKLFCLLDKEAICVVCHTSKKHKQHDCCPVSEAVVDVKEKMKSALICLQEKKDAFDKMKKNYEDTVAYIQVQARFVERRTREEFEKLRSFLQAEEEARMDALKMEEEQRSRAMMKEIEKITRDIASVSESIRALEEEIALEGISVLHKCRKTLARSNCPIADPVMDPGALIDVAKYVGSLSFHVWEKMHKIVKYTPVTLDPNTAAPWLVLSDDLTSVCDSDEKQKLPDNPERYDPDTGVLGREGFTSGKRSWDVCVGDNTAWVVGVAKTSVQRKEKVSSVLKNGYLCVYFYHKMYFAGTSPLTRLNLKRNPQRVRVQLDCDKGRVSFYDPLDNTHIYTFKHAITERVFPYFWVGCQQCPLTVEPLEVSVKATEYC, from the exons ATGGCAGGCAGGCTCTCGCTCCAAGAGGTCGACCTCTCCTGCCCCATATGCTGCGAAATCTTCAAAGACCCCGTGGTCCTCAAGTGCAGCCACAGCTTCTGTTCACAATGTCTGCAGGAGTACTGGAGGCAAGGACGGAGCCGAGACTGCCCTCTGTGCAGGACCCAGTCTCTGGACGACCCCGTGCCCAGTCTCACCCTGAAGAACCTGTGTGAGTCGTACATCGAGGAGAGCGAGGGTCTGGGGGAGACGGGGGGAGAGCTGTACTGTGATCCGGGGGAGATGTGCCCTCTTCACGGGGAGAGGCTGAAGCTTTTTTGCCTGCTGGACAAGGAGGCCATCTGTGTGGTGTGCCACACCTCAAAGAAGCACAAACAGCATGATTGTTGCCCCGTCAGCGAGGCCGTCGTagatgtgaag GAGAAAATGAAGTCAGCCCTCATCTGTTTGCAAGAAAAGAAGGATGCTTTtgacaaaatgaagaaaaactaCGAGGACACTGTGGCGTACATTCAG gTCCAAGCTCGATTTGTGGAGAGGCGAACCCGCGAGGAGTTTGAAAAGCTTCGCTCTTTCCTGCAAGCCGAGGAAGAGGCCCGGATGGATGCGctgaagatggaggaagagcagaggagtAGAGCGATGATGAAGGAGATCGAGAAAATTACCAGAGATATAGCGTCCGTGTCCGAATCCATCAGGGCTTTAGAGGAGGAGATAGCTTTGGAGGGCATCTCTGTCCTTCAT aaATGCCGGAAGACATTGGCAAG ATCTAACTGCCCAATTGCAGATCCAGTCATGGACCCCGGAGCGCTTATAGATGTGGCCAAATATGTGGGCTCTCTGAGCTTCCACGTCTGGGAGAAGATGCATAAAATCGTCAAATACA CCCCAGTGACTCTGGACCCCAACACGGCTGCCCCGTGGCTCGTGCTGTCAGACGACCTCACCAGCGTGTGTGACAGCGATGAGAAGCAGAAGCTGCCCGACAACCCGGAGAGGTATGACCCCGACACCGGTGTACTGGGCCGTGAGGGCTTCACCTCAGGAAAGCGCTCCTGGGACGTCTGCGTGGGAGACAACACGGCGTGGGTTGTCGGCGTGGCTAAAACGTCCGtccagagaaaagagaaagtgtcTTCAGTGCTGAAGAACGGCTACCTGTGTGTCTACTTTTACCACAAAATGTACTTTGCGGGTACTTCTCCTCTAACAAGGCTCAACTTGAAGAGGAACCCGCAGAGAGTCAGAGTGCAGCTGGACTGTGACAAGGGCCGGGTGTCTTTCTACGACCCGcttgacaacacacacatatacaccttCAAGCACGCCATCACCGAGAGAGTGTTTCCTTACTTCTGGGTGGGTTGTCAGCAGTGCCCTTTGACGGTCGAACCGCTGGAGGTTTCTGTGAAAGCGACCGAGTATTGTTGA
- the LOC104933836 gene encoding transmembrane and coiled-coil domain protein 3 isoform X1: MRRFTVLSLFPRGDDVDEDGETEDDQLTAERSNCDVNILSIPVPIRRGGSESNLDVVDSVGNDGVGLDFTKGALGIDSLQQKILKVTEQIKVEQTARDQNVAEYLKLVNNADKQQVGRIRQVFEKKNQKSAHSIARLQRKLEQYHRRVKDSETNGKHTHKDGGNKESGTHSKEGSLRDVSATGRHPALDKVKTIGPGVSLSPPFFFNKSREIANLIRNKFGSADNIAHLKSSMESGSGLQVDAGARGLSGSANTVAKTTKYQSDDECSTGTSASADSNGNLAGGSGTSGDPGRSDSNGRLGEVLDMVRDIREAQAQLAEDMETLNSQFKRDYSYFTQMMQEERYRYERLEDQLNDLTELHQHETSNLKQELASIEEKVAYQAYERARDIQEVLESCQTRVSKLELQQQQQQTVQVENTDAKVLLGKCINIMLAIVTVILVCVSTAAKFTAPLLRSRLHLALTCVGVSVLALLWKNWEHLQCALERFVLPP, encoded by the exons GCGGAGCGCAGCAATTGCGATGTCAACATCCTCAGCATCCCGGTGCCCATCCGTCGCGGCGGCTCAGAGTCCAACCTGGACGTGGTGGACAGCGTCGGCAACGACGGAGTGGGCCTGGATTTCACCAAAGGAGCGTTGGGTATCGACAGCCTGCAGCAGAAGATCCTCAAG GTGACAGAGCAGATAAAAGTGGAGCAGACGGCTCGAGACCAGAACGTCGCCGAGTACCTCAAACTGGTGAACAACGCCGACAAGCAGCAGGTTGGACGGATACGCCAGGTCTTCGAGAAGAAGAACCAGAAGTCGGCGCATAGCATCGCCCGGCTGCAGAGGAAGCTGGAGCAGTACCACCGCCGTGTGAAGGACAGCGAGACCAATGGCAAACACACCCACAAGGACGGCGGCAACAAGGAGTCCGGTACTCACAGCAAGGAGGGCAGCCTGCGAGACGTCAGCGCCACCGGGCGCCACCCGGCGCTGGATAAAGTAAAGACAATCGGGCCTGGCGTGTCGCTCTCGCCGCCGTTCTTCTTCAACAAGTCACGGGAGATCGCCAACCTAATCAGGAACAAGTTTGGCAGCGCCGACAACATTGCCCACCTCAAGAGCTCCATGGAGTCGGGGTCTGGGCTGCAGGTGGACGCCGGGGCGCGGGGCCTGAGCGGGAGCGCCAACACCGTAGCCAAGACGACCAAGTACCAAAGCGACGATGAGTGCTCCACGGGGACGTCTGCGTCCGCCGACTCAAACGGGAACCTGGCCGGGGGTTCGGGGACCTCCGGAGACCCCGGGAGGTCAGACTCCAATGGGCGACTGGGGGAGGTGCTGGACATGGTGCGGGACATCAGGGAGGCTCAGGCACAGCTGGCAGAGGACATGGAGACGCTGAATTCACAGTTCAAGCGAGATTACAGCTACTTCACACAGATGATGCAGGAGGAGAGATACAG gtATGAGCGGTTGGAGGACCAGTTAAATGACCTGACGGAGCTCCACCAGCATGAGACCAGTAATCTGAAGCAGGAACTGGCCAGCATCGAGGAGAAGGTGGCCTATCAGGCCTACGAGAGGGCAAGGGACATACAG gaggtcCTGGAGTCGTGTCAGACTCGCGTGTCGAAGCTcgagctccagcagcagcagcaacaaacgGTCCAGGTGGAAAACACAGACGCCAAGGTGCTGCTGGGGAAATGCATCAACATCATGCTGGCGATCGTCACCGTGATCTTGGTGTGCGTTTCCACGGCGGCCAAGTTCACCGCCCCCCTGCTGCGTAGCCGCCTCCACCTGGCGCTCACCTGTGTGGGCGTGTCCGTGTTAGCGCTGCTGTGGAAGAACTGGGAACATTTACAGTGCGCTTTGGAACGATTCGTCCTCCCGCCCTGA
- the LOC104933836 gene encoding transmembrane and coiled-coil domain protein 3 isoform X2 has protein sequence MRKNYSATPLIYVTEAERSNCDVNILSIPVPIRRGGSESNLDVVDSVGNDGVGLDFTKGALGIDSLQQKILKVTEQIKVEQTARDQNVAEYLKLVNNADKQQVGRIRQVFEKKNQKSAHSIARLQRKLEQYHRRVKDSETNGKHTHKDGGNKESGTHSKEGSLRDVSATGRHPALDKVKTIGPGVSLSPPFFFNKSREIANLIRNKFGSADNIAHLKSSMESGSGLQVDAGARGLSGSANTVAKTTKYQSDDECSTGTSASADSNGNLAGGSGTSGDPGRSDSNGRLGEVLDMVRDIREAQAQLAEDMETLNSQFKRDYSYFTQMMQEERYRYERLEDQLNDLTELHQHETSNLKQELASIEEKVAYQAYERARDIQEVLESCQTRVSKLELQQQQQQTVQVENTDAKVLLGKCINIMLAIVTVILVCVSTAAKFTAPLLRSRLHLALTCVGVSVLALLWKNWEHLQCALERFVLPP, from the exons GCGGAGCGCAGCAATTGCGATGTCAACATCCTCAGCATCCCGGTGCCCATCCGTCGCGGCGGCTCAGAGTCCAACCTGGACGTGGTGGACAGCGTCGGCAACGACGGAGTGGGCCTGGATTTCACCAAAGGAGCGTTGGGTATCGACAGCCTGCAGCAGAAGATCCTCAAG GTGACAGAGCAGATAAAAGTGGAGCAGACGGCTCGAGACCAGAACGTCGCCGAGTACCTCAAACTGGTGAACAACGCCGACAAGCAGCAGGTTGGACGGATACGCCAGGTCTTCGAGAAGAAGAACCAGAAGTCGGCGCATAGCATCGCCCGGCTGCAGAGGAAGCTGGAGCAGTACCACCGCCGTGTGAAGGACAGCGAGACCAATGGCAAACACACCCACAAGGACGGCGGCAACAAGGAGTCCGGTACTCACAGCAAGGAGGGCAGCCTGCGAGACGTCAGCGCCACCGGGCGCCACCCGGCGCTGGATAAAGTAAAGACAATCGGGCCTGGCGTGTCGCTCTCGCCGCCGTTCTTCTTCAACAAGTCACGGGAGATCGCCAACCTAATCAGGAACAAGTTTGGCAGCGCCGACAACATTGCCCACCTCAAGAGCTCCATGGAGTCGGGGTCTGGGCTGCAGGTGGACGCCGGGGCGCGGGGCCTGAGCGGGAGCGCCAACACCGTAGCCAAGACGACCAAGTACCAAAGCGACGATGAGTGCTCCACGGGGACGTCTGCGTCCGCCGACTCAAACGGGAACCTGGCCGGGGGTTCGGGGACCTCCGGAGACCCCGGGAGGTCAGACTCCAATGGGCGACTGGGGGAGGTGCTGGACATGGTGCGGGACATCAGGGAGGCTCAGGCACAGCTGGCAGAGGACATGGAGACGCTGAATTCACAGTTCAAGCGAGATTACAGCTACTTCACACAGATGATGCAGGAGGAGAGATACAG gtATGAGCGGTTGGAGGACCAGTTAAATGACCTGACGGAGCTCCACCAGCATGAGACCAGTAATCTGAAGCAGGAACTGGCCAGCATCGAGGAGAAGGTGGCCTATCAGGCCTACGAGAGGGCAAGGGACATACAG gaggtcCTGGAGTCGTGTCAGACTCGCGTGTCGAAGCTcgagctccagcagcagcagcaacaaacgGTCCAGGTGGAAAACACAGACGCCAAGGTGCTGCTGGGGAAATGCATCAACATCATGCTGGCGATCGTCACCGTGATCTTGGTGTGCGTTTCCACGGCGGCCAAGTTCACCGCCCCCCTGCTGCGTAGCCGCCTCCACCTGGCGCTCACCTGTGTGGGCGTGTCCGTGTTAGCGCTGCTGTGGAAGAACTGGGAACATTTACAGTGCGCTTTGGAACGATTCGTCCTCCCGCCCTGA
- the LOC104933836 gene encoding transmembrane and coiled-coil domain protein 3 isoform X3 codes for MAERSNCDVNILSIPVPIRRGGSESNLDVVDSVGNDGVGLDFTKGALGIDSLQQKILKVTEQIKVEQTARDQNVAEYLKLVNNADKQQVGRIRQVFEKKNQKSAHSIARLQRKLEQYHRRVKDSETNGKHTHKDGGNKESGTHSKEGSLRDVSATGRHPALDKVKTIGPGVSLSPPFFFNKSREIANLIRNKFGSADNIAHLKSSMESGSGLQVDAGARGLSGSANTVAKTTKYQSDDECSTGTSASADSNGNLAGGSGTSGDPGRSDSNGRLGEVLDMVRDIREAQAQLAEDMETLNSQFKRDYSYFTQMMQEERYRYERLEDQLNDLTELHQHETSNLKQELASIEEKVAYQAYERARDIQEVLESCQTRVSKLELQQQQQQTVQVENTDAKVLLGKCINIMLAIVTVILVCVSTAAKFTAPLLRSRLHLALTCVGVSVLALLWKNWEHLQCALERFVLPP; via the exons GCGGAGCGCAGCAATTGCGATGTCAACATCCTCAGCATCCCGGTGCCCATCCGTCGCGGCGGCTCAGAGTCCAACCTGGACGTGGTGGACAGCGTCGGCAACGACGGAGTGGGCCTGGATTTCACCAAAGGAGCGTTGGGTATCGACAGCCTGCAGCAGAAGATCCTCAAG GTGACAGAGCAGATAAAAGTGGAGCAGACGGCTCGAGACCAGAACGTCGCCGAGTACCTCAAACTGGTGAACAACGCCGACAAGCAGCAGGTTGGACGGATACGCCAGGTCTTCGAGAAGAAGAACCAGAAGTCGGCGCATAGCATCGCCCGGCTGCAGAGGAAGCTGGAGCAGTACCACCGCCGTGTGAAGGACAGCGAGACCAATGGCAAACACACCCACAAGGACGGCGGCAACAAGGAGTCCGGTACTCACAGCAAGGAGGGCAGCCTGCGAGACGTCAGCGCCACCGGGCGCCACCCGGCGCTGGATAAAGTAAAGACAATCGGGCCTGGCGTGTCGCTCTCGCCGCCGTTCTTCTTCAACAAGTCACGGGAGATCGCCAACCTAATCAGGAACAAGTTTGGCAGCGCCGACAACATTGCCCACCTCAAGAGCTCCATGGAGTCGGGGTCTGGGCTGCAGGTGGACGCCGGGGCGCGGGGCCTGAGCGGGAGCGCCAACACCGTAGCCAAGACGACCAAGTACCAAAGCGACGATGAGTGCTCCACGGGGACGTCTGCGTCCGCCGACTCAAACGGGAACCTGGCCGGGGGTTCGGGGACCTCCGGAGACCCCGGGAGGTCAGACTCCAATGGGCGACTGGGGGAGGTGCTGGACATGGTGCGGGACATCAGGGAGGCTCAGGCACAGCTGGCAGAGGACATGGAGACGCTGAATTCACAGTTCAAGCGAGATTACAGCTACTTCACACAGATGATGCAGGAGGAGAGATACAG gtATGAGCGGTTGGAGGACCAGTTAAATGACCTGACGGAGCTCCACCAGCATGAGACCAGTAATCTGAAGCAGGAACTGGCCAGCATCGAGGAGAAGGTGGCCTATCAGGCCTACGAGAGGGCAAGGGACATACAG gaggtcCTGGAGTCGTGTCAGACTCGCGTGTCGAAGCTcgagctccagcagcagcagcaacaaacgGTCCAGGTGGAAAACACAGACGCCAAGGTGCTGCTGGGGAAATGCATCAACATCATGCTGGCGATCGTCACCGTGATCTTGGTGTGCGTTTCCACGGCGGCCAAGTTCACCGCCCCCCTGCTGCGTAGCCGCCTCCACCTGGCGCTCACCTGTGTGGGCGTGTCCGTGTTAGCGCTGCTGTGGAAGAACTGGGAACATTTACAGTGCGCTTTGGAACGATTCGTCCTCCCGCCCTGA